AGCTCTGAACTTTTTTATCCAAATAAAATCTTGCACAGAAGGGTAAACACGGCATGTAAAACCTGACCTGTTCTGGTCCAGATGGAGAGTGAGGCCTTAAGCCGTGTGATCTTGCTACCACTCCAGGAGCCTGAGAGACCGCAGTTGGAGGATCTTGTTCCAGCTGcacattttacaagtgaggaaactggcCCAGAGAGGGAGATGTGATTTGCCCAGAGGTCATGTGGCTCACGTAGTCTAGGATTGTTCATTTTCACCCTAGTGCTATTCCTGCTCACTGGCACTTCCTGTTAAGTTCTGTTTAATACCACACTCTCTAGGGGAATCTTGAGTACGCTGAGGAAATCCTTACGGGCGAGCTGGCACGGATCATCTACAAAAATGCTGTAAGCATAATTAAAAGTAGGTATCTCTTGAAAATTTATTTATGGTGGGAAAGTGAAACATTCTATTTGTAATGAGGGCCACCTTTAGATTATTTTGACAATTTCTGTTGGAATGTGTACAAAACTCTGATTTGTTCGAAAATATTGTCCTGTTTCTTTCAGAAAAGGCTTATTTCCCCTTAGGATTTTATTGAACATTTTGGTAACATTTTTGAGAACTTAATTCATGTGGGGAGTTGGAAAGAAATAGATGATTTAGTAATTAAGTTCCTTTATGTCCTAAATAAGCTTAGAATAAAAGTTAAATCACTTATGAATACTCAAGTATTAATAATGACTTTACTTGTGTAGTAGGACTACGGgtgatttttccccccattttatcTTAtgtttcaatttataaaaaaacaGAACTAACTCCAGTACCTCAAGAAAGTGCTGCTTTAGAGTCTTACTCCCCTTCCccgctttttaaattttaggtgcAGAATTTCATGTGTCACTGCTTTCAATAGCACAGCTGTTCGACTTTGCCAAAGATCTGCAAAGAGAAATTTATGATGAGTAAGTAAAGTAGTGGCAAGGTGAACGTGTCTGTTTTGAGTTCGTGGTAAGGATTTGAAGCTGGATATTTAGAAAGGGGGAAAGAAGATAACCACATGAAATCCTTGGAAGAAAGCTAAATTTTAGGACTATTGTATCGTAGtacataaaaaatatatttttggagaGGTTGACTCACTGGCTTCCCTTGGGAAGTAGTTTGCTTTTGTTCAATAACAGATATATCCTACAGCTTATATAAAAATCTATATTCGTGCGCTCCTGGCATGTCTTTTGGTGAGAGTTGTACTCACGAATGTTCACAGTTGAGTGCTGCAGGTACTTAGACAATGTCTCAGCATGTGGTTTGGCAGTTATTTGCAGGCTGCCTGTGGGTACTTCACCCTTAGTAGCATTCTTCCTTTCATAGGAGATGAGGTGGAACTTGGATCAGTTTGCTCTCTGGATACCTTCAGGGTTTTGGTGGAGGATTAGGCTCCCTCTATTAGAGAAAATCAAGTCTGGGTATAATAAGGTTCTCCAGGGTTCAAGGACTAGATATCTAGTCACATATTCCTGCTGATTTGACTTTGAGAGCTAACTTGCAAGTTAACATTTATGAATGATGTCTGAAACAGTCTGAAACTAACCAGTGTGTGACAGCTCTGATCCATGAACAACATTTAGGGAGACAACATCTGGAGAGCCTGTCGGCAAATAGCTCTTTTGGTGCTGGAATTGTTAAAGGGTGTCCTGGGTACAATTTCAGAGCACAGGGCCAGTCTCATGTCCTTGGGTTGATGCCAGTATGTTTTAGCCTTCAGGCTCTGCACACGGATGACCCCTTCACTTGGGATTATGTGGCCCGGCGAGAATTAGAGATCGAGTCGCAGCCAGGAGAAGAGCCACCTGTGATGAAACAGGCTAAAGCAGCGGAGGTGGGCCGCAGGGAGGAGAGGTGCTGTGCTGTGTACGAAGAGGCGGTGAAGACGCTGCCCACAGGTGAGCTTCCCCAGGCCCAGGTGTGGGGAGGAGTCATCGTGTTCCTGAGCGTGAAGCAGGACCTCTGTTCCCGTGACCGGAATTGATTTCTGGAACCTTTTTGTGGTCGTTTACTGTGTGCCTGGCTTTCCAAGTTGTCCCTGCTCTGATGGTAAAAGATGGAGATTTTTATGACTGTCTTTTACATCTGTGGCATTTCTGTTAATTTATTTGGGGAAGTAAATGATACTTAGGAAGTGATAAGTTGGAAGATTGTTtaattatcattaaaaaatgttttttaaattgaagtatagtcagtttacaatgttgtgtcaatttctggtgtacagcataatgtttcaatcatacatgtacatacgtatataaTTATCGTTTCTTAATTATCTTTTCTTACAGATTTACTTTGTAGCTTTCTAATGTTGGAGAATAAAGGTAGAGAGGATATGTAACAGATAAGACTTTTAACTTTCATATTTATGTCATTACTCAGTTGTTTTTTGCTCTATATTTGAGGTGTTTGATTGGCTGTAATCAGAATACCTATTTTTTTCATCAGACGAGTTTAAACTCTTCTCAGAGGAGTTTTCCTTTCCCAGAAAAGATATATCATGATTGTTCAACTACGAGAACTGGTGACCTGATCACTGTAATATTGCTGACTTTTCCAGAGGCCATGTGGAAGTGCTACATCAACTTTTGCATGGAAAGGTTTGCTAAGAAGACAAATAGTCGGCTCCTCAGAGAGAAGGTAATGACTTCTGTTGCATGGTTACAGTGGGTGACTGGAAAGTGACTTGTCTTCTGAAAGACTGCTTCCAAGAACTTCATGTATAACTGCTCTTTGTCCTGTAAGTGACCTGTCCTCCTGAAGACCATGGTCTGCTTTGCCCTAGTTCTGGCCACCAGGTTAGAACTGTGCCCAATGTAGCTGCCCACATCATTTAATCATAAGTGAAACCACCTCCGTCCCTTCTCTCAATTCTCAGAAAGGTGTAAAAGTTCTTTGGTTCCTGTCCGAGTCCAAAGGGCCCTGCTGAGATCTTTGTGATGAACTGAGAGACATGTTCTGATTTCAGAGGCTGGAAAGAACCATGGTTGCCTTCAGGAAGGCACACGAACTCAAACTTCTCCCGGAATTCCAGTACAAGCAGTGGGTAAGGACATGGAGAACACATTCACTGCCAAATTATGTGTACTTAATTCTGATTGGCTCACACTGGTGtcatgtgtttaaaaatatgtagttTTATGACTAAGCCCATTTGAAAGATTGGTACAGATAGAGGGAGTGTTTAATTTGCTGGGAGTGTTTGGTGTATGGCAGAAATGAAATCTGTCCCGGTTAGGGGAGAAATATTGTGTAGtggaaaacactcagaattcaTCTTTTACTGAACATTCTGAATGTAATGCCTGGACCAGATTAACCACTGGTACAATAAAGGCCTCATAAATACTGCTTTTACCTTTACtgatttttatattctgtttGGCGGGTATCAGTTTATTCTAGTgaactattttattaaaaatttaactttcaaTCTGAATTATTTAGGCCCTCTGCTTTTCACCTCTACCCTGTTTTCTGACAGCCTTTGGGGATAGGAGCAGGGAATGGAGGGGAAATTCCCCATTGTTCACTTTGTGCCTATTTGGAAAGGCTGTTGAATTTATTGCCTCAAATGAGGTCTCTACTTGTCCCCATTTACATAGGTAATTTAGCTCTCATAGTTACACTTCCAGTGACCTGATCCCTTACCTAGATCGAGTTGTTGCTGCGCCGGGACTTCTTTAAGGAAGCTCTGGAGGTGGCGGAAGCCGGGATGGAATTGTTCAGAGACTCTGTGACGATGTGGCAGATGAAGCTGCGGGTGCTGATCGACTCAAAGAGCCCTGACACAGCCGTGCTCTTTGAAGAAGCCTTTGTGCACCTGAAGCCCCAGGTCTGTGAGTTGGGTCTTTCGCGTTTCATTCTATTCGGGAAACCTCTTCAGACTGCAGCCAAAGCTCATTAGGAGGAGACTTGCCTGAGGAGAGCTGGCCCCAGAGTGCATTTGTGGTGATGGTTCAGGGATCACGGGTAGAAGAATTACTTCCATTTACTAGCCTATTGCTAATTCTTTGTTTGAAAGTTGGCTAAATTATGTAAACTTTTCTGTCCCTATTTATATAAGTGAGAAACGTtcatagaattattattttcatgtgtttCCAAAGCTGAACTTATTAAGCCTGctttaaacacacatacatttcTAAACTTCATAGTTTAAAAGACTAAACCTTAGAGCTTTTACAGTGAATCTTTTATAGTAGCAGGAGAAAAGTATTCCAGGAATTCAAgcgggaaaaaaattttaacttgacTGCTCATTGTGTGTGCTGCTGAGACGTGAGAGAAGATCAGAACAGTTCAGTTAGTACTTGGGTTGTGGTCCTGGACGGCAGAGATGTGACCTGGGTAGCTGTGTGCCTGACTAGTTGAAGGCTGTAAATTGCTTAATTAACTAACAGATAATTGATGATAATAACTTCAGGCAGTATTCCCCCACAGAGGGGAAGTAGAGTTAACCGGAGACTACTGCTTTGGGTGACTTGGTCAGAAGGCTGTGTTCTGGCGTACCATTCCTGCTGGGCGCTGGGAGTTCTGTCCCGGCGAGGCCAGACCAGGAGTGACTCCGTATTTCACATATTGATTATCATAGCAGGAACCTGTTTTTATAGTGTAGTTTTCAGAGCAGAACACTAAGCTgtcattttataactttttttttttattattgtgagCAGATTTGTCTGCCACTATGGATTTCTTGGGCAGAGTGGAGTGAAGGTGCCAAAAGCCAAGAAGACACCGAAGCAATCTTTAAGGTATAGGTTCCAGGTTAGAAGTCTTGTGTGTGGGGACTGAGCGAGTAGTTTTGCCAGCTGGCTAGCTTTCAAAGGGTAATTTCTAAAGATGTTCCTTTTAAAGCACTATTAATTGAGTGGCCAGGGATGGTTTTGGGAAAATTTGTTTTGATCTCTAGACATTGCCTCACatagcttgcttttttttttttcttctaaattttagaAAGCTATCTTAGCTGTCACGGGTGTCGACTCAGTCACTCTGAAGGAGAAGTACCTGGATTGGGCTTACCGAAGTGGTGGCTGCAAAAAGGCCAGAGCTGTGTTTAAAAGGTACCCACAGACATTCGCAGCTGTTTCCAGTCTCCACCGTGTGCTTAGCCTCTCACACCCAGATTATATGTATCACAGATAGATGGAGGAATAAATCTAAGAGCctttttaagtttcctttttttttttgaacaatggAAGCAGTTCATACCTGTTGtgcaaagttttttaaaaaagagagagaggtaaTTAATAATTCATTGTAATTCCATCATCAAGAGGAAAACCATCttaatatatcattttaaaatgtgtttttcacATGTCTGAGATTATCTTATAATTGCATATTTCCTACCACTTTTATTGATGAACATTAAACTGACCTTTTTCCTGTCAGTAACAATTCTTCATAAATAATGTGTATTAAAAATAGCCCTATGATATACCACCCTGTGAATGTGCAATGATTTACTTGGCTGCGGTAACTGCTCTGATGGACATTTCTCCACAAATGTTATTTGTCCAtgttggaaattattttcttagaatataTTCTTAGAAATGGAGTTACTGGTCTTCAAAAAGCCTTGAGATGAAGTAGAGGGAACTTAAGACTCTAaaagtgagaaagaagagaacagGAAGAGAACTGGGTGGTGGACAGTGAGGCACTGGAGACAGGGTGGTGAGGGGCTGGTGGTCAGGTCCAGTCCCCGCACTGAACTGCGGCCAGGACTTGATTAATCACTTGTCGTGGAGGCCCTGGCATAGGTGTTTATAGTCACAGGATGTATCACTGTGGACGATAACGGTTCCCCCTCACCTTCTTTAGTTTACAGGAAAGCCGtccattttcagttgattttttcaGGAAGATAATCCAGTTTGAAAAGGAGCAAGTGAGTATTCTGTCTCTGTATTTCTTGTCTGGGAAAATTGATTAGTGGTTACTAATCTCTGGCagcattttgttatttaaaaagttcTCATTATAACACAGTATAATTTCTGGTCCCTTCCTTCAACCCCCTTTTCATAGATGTGGTTTTAGGAATGGTAGTCAGGCAAAGAAGGAAAGGTACATGTTTGGAAACTAGAAAACTCAGATATCACCTCTTACAGGAAGTCCCCCCTGCTAGGTTGAGTGAGGTGCTACTTCTCTGCCTCCACAGGGCCCTGTTTGTGTCTTGTTTGTGGTTATGAGGTAGAGGCAGAGAGTAGGCATGCATAACTGTttcaggtgtttttgtttttgttttggtgagggtaattaggcttgtttgtttctttctttaagtggaggtactggggattgctaagcatgtgctctaacactgagctctacccacctcCGCTATTTTGGATGTTTTTAACTGAACTTGTGAATGAGGAAAAATATAGGAAactgtcagttaaaaaaaaatacacgaaAATCCAAACATCTATAATCCCATTATAGTAACACAGCCaaccatatttatttttattgtttttttaatcctccatttacatatatatgcacagttttgtaccattttatttctgatttacaTGACACTTGGaggttctctctttttttcttaccattattttgtaaatacattcCCATGTTCTTACATGGTATCATTTTTAATAGTTGTATTGCTTTTAAACATGTAGTTCTCTTAACTGTTCCATCACATGTAAGTTGTTTCCgtattttttgatattgaaaaCAGTGCTGTGAGCCTTTTGTTTatgtagcttttttttctttcgaATTACTTTTTGAGATTAATTTCTAGGATTGGAggtactggctttttttttttttaacattttttattgatttataatcattttacaatgttgtgtcaggtACTGGCTTTTTTAAATGGCTCTTAACGTACTGCCAGATAGTCCTCTAAAAGAATTATCCTACTTCTTTATAGTGATAATCagcatatatatatctatatctacatgtATCTTAGTATATCTTGTTTCCTCCACACTTCAGTGTTgctttctctcgttcattttggtattttgattggtgtttattattttgacttgaaaaatTAATAGGTTGAACTCTTATTTTCATAGTTTTGGTCATTGTGTAGGTCAGTTATCTGTTCTTATCTTACAGGACAGGAGATAGTCTAGCATAATAATTAGCAGCCAGGCCTGGATTAATAACATGATAGTTAGGTGCCTTGGCCACGTCACTTGGTTCTAAGCCTCGATATCCTCGCCTGTAAAGGACGTCGTAATACCTGTTTCAGGGGTGTCAGGGTTACAAGGCCAAGTGGGAGACTGAATAGAAAGTGCTTTGCACAGGTCCCTGCACGTGATGAGTCCTTAGCAAAGTGTGGTTCTGTTTTTCATGTGTATGTAAGAGAGGTTAGGTTGGCTTTTTATAAAATTGTAGTCTCAGCGAAGAGAAACTGGAATAcacaaaaagatttttaaactgaagataATAATCtgctttgaaaatgaaacaaagagttGTAGAGGTAAAGAATGAACATTTATCGATTGTAAAGTTAGCACTGGCTACTCTGCTAGGTGCATAATTAGCATTTTAAGTTAATCCTTGTAGTAGCCCAAAGAGATATCCTTGTTTTACGGGTGAGGAAACTTTAAGGTCAGAGGGTTCAGAAAACTTGCTGAAGTTCATATAACtagtatttctatatattttgtcTTGATATAAAAAATTTGGGGGTGGGTATGGCTAACGTGTGCCAGAGCCCGAGTTCAAAGGAAGAAGTCCCTGCCGTAGGGAACAGAACCTtccccctttatttatttaaatcttactCCTCCCTCAGAGCTTTCACATGTATTACCCTGTGGAGCTGCCCATGTCCCCCAGCTGATAGTTAATTAGGCTTTTTCCATGTGACGGCGGCAAAGTGCTTTTATCATTGTTTGACATTTACTTCACTCTGCTGTGTAGTCTATTTGACTTTTCTCTGGTGAAGTTCAGAGCCAGGCTGTGATCATTTAaacccagccctcctccccttctATTACCCAGAAGATGGTAGCTGCTCAACAATGTGGGTGAAATGAATTTGAGACGTtataaattaggcttttgaggCAAGACTGTCTGATTATTTTTGTTAGGAATCCTGCAAGATGGCGAACTTAAGGGAGTATTATGAGAGGGCTTTGAGGGAATTCGGATCTGTAGATTCTGGTAAGTAAACTTCAGTTATAGACACGTGAGTATGTTTGCACGTATGGTCTGTAACCTGTCGTTAACGGTTAGAATAGAGTTTCGTAGCTGATTTCAGGTCATGGCCCTCTCTGACAACAAAACCTGGCATTTTCCCCTAGCTTCCTCCCTCATTCGGTGCAGAAATACTTGCAGACATAATTTTGTTGATAATTTCAAGTTCACAAGCCCAGGAATCCATGGCCCTACTATTAAGAACTCTGGATTAGGGGAAAATTTGCTTGGTTTGATTCTCTTAAAAAATGTGATGTTTGTGAGAAAAAGGTTAATAATGTAGGTCAGAACACAATGTAGGAGTTATAGCAAAGGGGCAGTGGGATTCTAATTGACAAAGGCTGTCATTGGCTGTTGTCATGCTGTCCTCATTTATAGGACTTGGGAAACATACTTCTGGGTATGGGCTTGTCATGTAAAGTCTGTTTACTTATGACTCAAAAACTGGTACGTATAGTtgttaaattcagattttaaaaattacattagcTTTTGCAGTGTTTCAGCAGACCTTCtggtgaaatgaatgaaaatagcatttttaCTAACCCGAGCGCGTTTTATTAAGCATGCCGACAAGGTTCTAGTGAACTCACTTGAAGTCATATTCGCCATGAAAGAGACTCAGCAAAATCCTCCCtctaaaatatttagtatttttaggTTTGTGAAAAACTATAATGTTATGATATAAGTAAAATTTTGTACTTACA
This is a stretch of genomic DNA from Camelus bactrianus isolate YW-2024 breed Bactrian camel chromosome 16, ASM4877302v1, whole genome shotgun sequence. It encodes these proteins:
- the UTP6 gene encoding U3 small nucleolar RNA-associated protein 6 homolog isoform X2; this translates as MLAIHSNKPALWIMAAKWEMEDRLSSESARQLFLRALRFHPECPKLYQEYFRMELMHAEKLRKEKQEFEKAKMDVGNLEYAEEILTGELARIIYKNAVSIIKSAEFHVSLLSIAQLFDFAKDLQREIYDDLQALHTDDPFTWDYVARRELEIESQPGEEPPVMKQAKAAEVGRREERCCAVYEEAVKTLPTEAMWKCYINFCMERFAKKTNSRLLREKRLERTMVAFRKAHELKLLPEFQYKQWIELLLRRDFFKEALEVAEAGMELFRDSVTMWQMKLRVLIDSKSPDTAVLFEEAFVHLKPQICLPLWISWAEWSEGAKSQEDTEAIFKKAILAVTGVDSVTLKEKYLDWAYRSGGCKKARAVFKSLQESRPFSVDFFRKIIQFEKEQESCKMANLREYYERALREFGSVDSDLWMDYIKEELNHPHGRPENCGQIYWRAMKMLQGESAEQFVAKHAMHQAGHL
- the UTP6 gene encoding U3 small nucleolar RNA-associated protein 6 homolog isoform X1, with the translated sequence MAEIIQERIEDRLPELEQLERIGLFSRAEIKAIIKKASDLEYRIQRRTLFKEDFINYVQYEINLLELIQRRRVRIGYSFKKDEIEDSIVHRVRGVFRRASAKWKDDVQLWLSYIVFCKKWATKVQLSKVFSAMLAIHSNKPALWIMAAKWEMEDRLSSESARQLFLRALRFHPECPKLYQEYFRMELMHAEKLRKEKQEFEKAKMDVGNLEYAEEILTGELARIIYKNAVSIIKSAEFHVSLLSIAQLFDFAKDLQREIYDDLQALHTDDPFTWDYVARRELEIESQPGEEPPVMKQAKAAEVGRREERCCAVYEEAVKTLPTEAMWKCYINFCMERFAKKTNSRLLREKRLERTMVAFRKAHELKLLPEFQYKQWIELLLRRDFFKEALEVAEAGMELFRDSVTMWQMKLRVLIDSKSPDTAVLFEEAFVHLKPQICLPLWISWAEWSEGAKSQEDTEAIFKKAILAVTGVDSVTLKEKYLDWAYRSGGCKKARAVFKSLQESRPFSVDFFRKIIQFEKEQESCKMANLREYYERALREFGSVDSDLWMDYIKEELNHPHGRPENCGQIYWRAMKMLQGESAEQFVAKHAMHQAGHL